A genomic window from Glycine soja cultivar W05 chromosome 10, ASM419377v2, whole genome shotgun sequence includes:
- the LOC114372641 gene encoding 60S ribosomal protein L18-2, with product MGIDLKAGGKSKKTKRTAPKSNDIYLKLLVKLYRFLVRRTGSKFNAVILKRLFMSKVNKPPLSLSRLIKYTKGKEDKIAVVVGNITDDIRVYEVPALKVTALRFTETARARIEKAGGECLTFDQLALRAPLGQNTVLLRGPKNAREAVKHFGPAPGVPHSHTKPYVRAKGRKFERARGRRNSRGFRV from the exons ATG GGGATCGATCTCAAGGCCGGAGGTAAAAgcaaaaaaaccaaaagaacAGCACCCAAGTCCAATGATATCTATCTTAAGCTCTTGGTCAAG CTTTATCGCTTCCTTGTTCGGAGAACTGGCAGCAAATTCAATGCCGTTATACTCAAGAGATTGTTCATGAGCAAGGTTAACAAGCCCCCATTGTCTTTGTCAAGGTTGATTAAGTATACCAAGGGGAAG GAAGATAAGATTGCTGTGGTGGTGGGCAATATAACCGATGATATTCGTGTTTATGAAGTTCCAGCCTTAAAGGTCACAGCACTCAGGTTTACAGAGACTGCTCGGGCAAGAATTGAGAAGGCAGGTGGTGAATGCTTGACGTTTGATCAGTTGGCTCTCAGGGCTCCTCTGGGACAGAACACG GTCCTTCTTAGAGGCCCAAAGAATGCTCGTGAAGCTGTGAAGCACTTTGGTCCTGCTCCTGGTGTGCCTCACAGCCACACCAAGCCTTATGTTCGAGCAAAGGGAAGGAAGTTTGAGAGGGCTAGAGGAAGGAGGAACAGCAGAGGATTTAGGGTTTGA